The region GAGGGCCGATTGCAACTCTTCGAGAAGTGCGTGATAGCGGGTCATGTGACACTCTGCAGAACGTTGTGAATGCGGGTGACGAGGCCTCGAAAATCTTCCCACTCGTAGGGCTGTTGAGCGGGGTTCAAGTGAGTGACGGCATAGACGCGGAGCTGGCCGTCAATCGTTTCTTCGATGGTGTCGCCACGGGTGGGCGTGATGACTGTGCCGGCCAGTTCGAGTTCATCGCTGTGGAACGTCCATTCATGGCTTTGCCAGGTGATCTCCAGACCGTCTGCGTTGTAGCCTCGCTGCTTGCTTTGGCCTCGCACTCCCACGAGTTCGACCGACTGGTTGCCGCGTCGATAAATGACCGTGGCCCCGTTGATCAGCTTCATGGTGTGGAGAGCGGCAGAGATGGAATCGGACATATCCATGGTGGCGGGCCTCACGGGCGGTGGAGACGGCTGAAGAGACGTTTGCGGGGTTTGCTGGGTGCGGGCTGGTAAGTCACGACATGCCGTGGAACATTCGCCAGAGTGACGGGCCGACATTGGCCCCCTTCGCAGATCACAGCCGGGGGCCGCAAGTGAGCCGTGGGGCTCCGTGCTGCCTGGGGCTTCTGCTGTGGTGTCGGTTGGGGCCTGGGCGCCTCGGCGGGAGTGGGCTGCGGCTTTTGCATCACGGCGGGAATGGCCGCTGGTGTCGGCATTCGCACTTTGACGGGTGAGGGCGGCAAATCCCAATTCAGCCGCGGGGCTTCGGGCGTCGAGATCGGGTCAGGGAATGGCACCAATGGCGTGAGAATTACCGGGGGCGTGAGCAGCTCCAGCGGCGTGAGATCGACCGGCGGGAGAGCATTGGCCGCACTCTCGAGCTGCTGGAGACAATCCTCGCACTCCTCGGGAGTCAAGACAGCGGGGGTCAACGGGTTGGGCGTCAACGGGGCAGGGCTCACGGGCGGAGCCGGTGGAGACTGCGGCACCTCATCGAGGAGCGACAGGAGCGAGAGATGGGCTTCAGCCACGGGACTCAAGACTTGGGCCGGGCGGCTGTCCGTGGCAGGAGCACTGGCCGCCAGCGGCAGCGCCTGCACGAAATGACTGAGACGGCAGGTGCTGACTCCCGCCAGCACACCAAAGCCGAATGCCCATAAAAATGCCAGAACTTTGAACGCACACATTTGATTACTCCTTCAGTCGGTCAAACAAAGACCAGTCGAGGTCATCGGCAGGAAAGCCGGTGGCGTCGTTGATCGCGTACAGGGTGGAGGAACGGCAGATTTTCTCGAACTCGGGCCATGTGACCCAAAACGAACCTTGCGGTTCATCGCCGAGCGGCTTTTTGTGGGCCTGGGCTCCGTGGCTGTTCCAGATCAGGAAATACTTGCGATCGAGGTTGTCGGAGACGGCACCATCGAAGCCGATCACCGCCATCTGATGAGCCCAGTTGCCGCCACGTCGGCAGACAATGCGGCCATCGATTTCCCGGCCTGCATCAGGCCGCCAATTGGTCGAGAGTGTGAGCGGGTAGCCATTGTCGAGAGCGGCGGCGGCCTCGGCAGCAGAGCGGATCGGGTAAGCATCGCCGGTGCGTTGTTTGCCCAGGGCAATCAGGCGGGCCGGTGGCCCGTTGCAGCCCCAGTCATCAGCGAGCCGCCCGGAATAAGGCACTCCCGCTTCTTCGGCTGTGACCACACCGAATTCGCGAAAGGCTTTGATGGCGGATGAGGGATAAGCCCCGGCTCTGCGGCAGGGGAGTTTCGGCCCATCGACCAGTACCCGCGTGGCTCCATAGGTATAGGGCGGAAACGGATCAATCACCCGTTGGGGTCTGCCACTGGCCACCTGCACCGAGAGCCGCAGCTTGTAGGCATTGCAGAAACCCTGGCTCACACAGTCCCCCGTCTCCTGGAACATCGCCGGAAACTGCTGGCCCACAGGCTTCGAGGCGGTCGAGACCTTCACGGCGGCCCGATAGAGCCGGGCATTGGCCGACTGGTGGCGCTCGAGGTTTTCGTCACCTTCCGCCGCGAAGGGCATGGGGAAGAGGGCATCATTGGTGGCGGCATCGACCTCGGCGAAGTCGTCGGGGAGGCCCAAGTTTTGATCGGGGCCAGCGTCCGGGCGAATCTCCACAGGGGGGCCTGGCTCGGCGGCTGGGCCTGCGGGATTGGGGGGCATGACGACCACGGCCACACAGAGCACACCGCAGATCGAGAGAATGGCGAGCAGCACTCGCAACCATAACTTCCACTGCATGAATCACACTCCTTTGATGAGGGCGGCCTTCGGACTTAGACGGCGGCCCGGAAAGCGGCGGCCACGGTGTCGCAGAAGTCGGCCCAATCGGTCATCGTCTTCAGCAGGCCGTCCATGTAGACCCGCTGAATCTCCGTCTTGGCGGCACTCTTGAGGGGTTGCCACTCGGCGGGGAGTGCGGCCAGCTCGCCCACCATGATCTGGAGCACTGCGTTAGGGGTGGTCAGTGTCCCCTTGCGAATCTTTTCGGCGACGTCTTCTGCCGATGTCGCCAGTTGGGGGCAGCGTGTGGCCCGCTCCTGGGGGTTCACCAGTCGAGCGGCGGCAGCCAGCTTGTCACGGATCGCAAATCGATCGGGTGGCAAGGGCTTGTCCGGTTCCGGTGGCGTGGGCCCGGGTGGCACGGGTGGAGGCTGTGGGCCTGCAGGCTTCACAGGATCGGGCTTGGCGGGCTGGGGGCCGACTGGCTGGGGGTTCACGTGGGGCCGGAGTTCCTCGAAGCGGATTGACCACTCGAAGAGCGTGTTGCCGGCCGCATCGCGGGTCGCTTTCACCTGGGCGGTTTCGGCTGGCTTCTCAATGTTCGTGCGGGCCTGCGACTCGGGGAGACAACCGGCCAGACAGCAGCTCATCACCAGAAACGGCAGCAGAGCGTAAAAGCCCTTCGTCGGTGGCTCTTTGGGGGGCTGTTCTGGAGAGTCGAGGGAGTCGAGAATCTCCTGTGATCCCTCCAGCCCCTGGGCCAGTTGATTGATGGTGCTGTTCGTGGTCAGGGCATGACGCAGCGAAGCGGCCACGCCCGCGAGTGCCGCCACATAGATGGCTTCTCTCCCTTCTGACGGGAGGAGCCCCAGCAGGTCGCACACGGCGAGAATGACCAGCAGCCCCGAAAGGGTGTAGGTCTTCTTGCCCGTGGATTTCTCAATCAAGGCGATGGCCAGTTGGACAATGTTATTCACGAATCATTCCCCTAGCGGATTGAGTGAATGGGCCGAATCAGCCAGCGAGTTCGATCGCTTCGAGACTGGAGGCCATGGCCGGGGTCGGCGTGGTGGCGTTCCAGAGTTGATTCAGCAGGAAATTCCCTGAGCTGGTGGCATTTCTGGCCAGTCTCACGGAGTAGGTTTGTTGTGCGGTTGAATTGGGTGCGTCAGTAAACTGGAACACATCGGTTTCTGTGGAATAGGCCTGTCGCTGCAGACCAAAGACAGCAATGACTGTCGTTCCCCTAAGCACTGTCAGCAGGAAATACTTGTTCGACGGCCCGTCATCGATATTGTTGCTGCTGCCGCTGATCTGGATTTGCAGCCGCACCAGGTTGGCCGCATTGGCCGGAGTAATGGTGCGACTGAGGACTTCCGTGCCGCTGGTATTGGTCGGCGTCGTGGACATGGTGGACGTGATCGTGGCGGTATCGGTTCGCGTGGTGACCACGCGCTGCAGCACCACACTGGCACCGCCGCCGCCACCTTCACCACTGTTGGCATTGCCGAATTTCATCGTTACTCGGCTCCCCACTCGATCGATTGATTGGCAGCACTGGCCTTAACAGCCAATTGTGAGGGCTGTGTTTTCAGGTCGGGGAGAAACTCCCCAGCCGCCAGCGTGATTCCATCGGCATCAGCATCGTTGACATCAATCACATTCACGGTGCCGGTGTTCCCGGGCATGGCCCGGATCAACGTGCGCAGGCCTGTGGTGGCCTTGTCATGAATGGGCACATGAGCCTCGGTGCTGATGTTGTTCATTCGTCGCGAAAGCATGGAACATTTCTCCCCAACAAGTGCTGGCAGGCCATACGTCGCCGCATAACCTGCCAGCACTTCCACCCGTCCTGCACAGCGGCTGGCAGCCGCACGCGAGTTAGAAGACCAGGCTGAGTGTGGCACTGGCTCCCGAGGCATTGGCAGCCCCGGTTTTGGTCGCCTTCAGTCTCACCCAGGGCAGCACATCGGAAGGAAGCCGCACGCGATCCGAGGCAGCCAAAGCACCAGCTCCATCCGCTCCGGTCTGGGTGAAGAGCGTGCCGTGAAGTGGCACGGGCGAAGTGAAGGCTTCGTCGACCGATTGCTCCAGGGCGTAGGAAACGGTTTGAGTGTCGGGGAGCCGGGCGGTGGTCAAGGCGGGGGCCTCGATCAGCAGCTCCGTATTGGCGGTGAACTCATAACCCACTGCATTCACCAGAATGGCGGCGGAAACTGTCGAGGCCGCACCGTTGGGCAAGGCGAACGACTTTTGCAGGGCGGCATCTTTGAGATTGGGCAGAGGCATGGCAGAGGCCTTTCAGAAAAGTGGGCCGCGAGGGCCAGCCCACTGATGGGAAACAGAAGAAGGATCAACACGCACAGCACCGACAGATCACCGAGAGCGGATTAGGTCACCGCTGGCTCATTGTTCTTGAGCGCTTCCGTCAACATGATCGGGACGTTGCCCACTTCGGTGGGGATGGGTGCGGGAGTACCGGTGTTGTTGGTCGCTGTGCGGCTCTTGCGGAGTTCGTTCAGCGAATTCGTGTTCATCAGGAACATGTCGGGCCGGACATCGGCAGGGAACTTGGCCAGCAGATCGAACATCAGGTCATCGTTCAGCGTGTGACCCGCTGTTCCATCGAGGTTCGCAATTCGGGCCGCACTGTGGCGAGAACCAAGCTGGAGACCCACACGGGTGTTGATTTCCTGACAGATTCCCGTGTAGGGCTTGCCATTGGCATCGTAGAGCGTCTGCTCTCGTTCGGGAGTCACGACCAGGCCCGTTCCATCCTGAGCCCAGAGCCACTGGACATGCTGCGGGCCGAACTTCACCGCCCAGACGGAACGGCCACCAGCTCCTTCGGCGTCCAGTGTCATGCCGGTGAGATCGTATTGAGCAACGAGGCCTGGAAAGCCTTTGGCATCGTTGTTGACGCCATAATAAAACTGCATGGCCAGATGGATCATGGCTCCCAACATGATCCCCTGAGCCTCGCGAGCCATGGCCGCTGCCGGGCCGTCTTCATCGGCCATGGCGACCGCTTTGTCCATGGCCCACTGCGGGTTGAAAATCATCGCTTCAAACGTCTTGTTGACGTAATTGTTTTTCAATCGATCCGTACCTTCGTTGGCACTGCGGAAGCCACCTCTGGGGACTTCGTTTCGCACCAGCACAGGGTAGCTGATCCCTTTGATGGTGCGGGCCGCTCCCAGTTGCAGCTCCGGAGTGGCAACAACGGTTTCTTCAATCAGCCCGACTGTGCGGTCAGAGCCGTTTTTCTTGGCGATATCCAAGAGAGTGATCATTCCCGTGGGCATGGCGAAATCCTTTCTGGCCCACATGGGCCGACACTTGGCAAAACATCAAACGTGAACAACGGACTGACGGAACACGGGTGGCGGAAAGCGTGCGGCCTAACTCTGCTGCGTTTGGCCAGGCATCTGGAACCCTGCCGCAAACCGCGACAGACCAGGGGGCAGTCGATCGGCGAATTCAGCAGCTTTGGCCGCCAACTTGTCTTTCTCGGGTTCTTTGGCTGGTGGAGCGGAAAAGCTGACGGGCTGTGCTCCTGCCACTCCCAGCCCCCGCAAAGCATCGAGCTTGCTCTGCAGTTGCTTGTTTTCTTCGCCCACATCGAGAGCGAATTGGGCGGCGGCCTGAGTGAGCGAGAGCCCCTTGGCGAAATACTTGGCCCCATGCGTTTCGCCGAAGGTCTTCATGTAAAACTCGCCGGATGGCTTTTCTTCGTCCTCTGGCTCCTCATCATCGGAGAGACCATCCTTCGCGGGCTCGGTAGCCTGCTCGTCATTGCTCAAACCGGCTGAGTCCTCCGTGACTCCTCCGTTGGCCTCCAGGGCCACCGAAGTGCCGGTGTCTGCACCATAGGGGCAGATGGCCAGCCCCAGCAGTTCCCACTCTCGGAAAATCACCACGGGGCCTTCGACAGTCTGGCCGTTGACTTGAGCACTCTGGCCCGCCCCCAATTCCTCAATGCGGTATTTCCGCAGGTTCATGAGAATCGAGGCCTGATAGGGAACACCCAGGGCTGACTTGTGCAACACCTCGGCGGCTCGATCCTGCCCGAACGGGGTCAACATCCCCTTGATGACCAGCATCAAGTCCGATGGCTCGAAGACATCGGCATACCCCAGCACCTCGCCGGGGTTGTGGCAGTAATCGATCGTGATGCGGGGCGGGGCAGTCATCCCCGCGAAGTCATGCACGCAGCGATCCCAGTACCAGTGGGAAGCCACGCCACCTGTGCGAGCGTTGACCGTGACGGCCACACTGTCCGCTAAGCCAGTGGCTTCCTGCGGCTTGCCGTCCTCTCCCATGCCCTCTTTCGTGGTTTCGGAAAGTCCCTCTTTGCTGGCCTCACTCTCGGGCTCCTCGGTGTCATCGGACAAGCCCTCTTTGGTCTTGTCTTCGGTCGAGGTTTCGGAGAAGGCCCCCTTCTTGTGCCGGGGGTCGATCGTCAGCGCTGCCGCAAAGCACATCGCTTTGGCGGTCGGCTTGGCGCGTGGGGCCAGTGGCTTCGTGAGACTAGGCATTGTCCTCTCCCTCTCCATTTGGGGGCTGTGATGGCTCGGCAGCTTGGGCCAGCTCGGAGAGCGTCTTGTCGTCAATCTCGGAGACCGAGACGCTCTTCTTGCGCATGTAGTCTTCTTCGCGGGCCAGCTCATCGACGATCTGGTAGAAGTCCGTTCCGCGAAGTCGGCAAATCTGAGTGCGGGAGGCCAGCCGCCCGCGAACAGCCGCCAGATCGGCTGTGATTTCTTTGAGTGGATCAATCCACGGGAGGCCCGCATGTATCCAGCTCCAGCGCATCAGCTCGATCTTGACGCGGCTCGGAATCTGGTTGTTCAGCAGAGCGACAGCCAGCCGCCACTTGAGGAGATGGTTGCGCGTGCGAATGGGGAGCTTGCGGCTGTTATGGGCCGATTGCTCATACATCAGCAGTGCCTGACGGCTGCCGGAATAAGTGCTGAAGCTCTCGTTGTAAAACGAGTAGGGGATGTCGAACGTCTTCAGGGTCAAGGCCAGCATCTGCTGGAAGAAGGCGGCCGTATCGGCGGCAGGGGTGCGGCTTTCGAGAAACTCGGCCCGGTCGCCCACATCAAGGTCAAGAATCCTCTGACTGTTGAGGTTGATCTTGCTGTAGTCCTGGGCGTTTTCTTCGTCGTAGGTCTCCTGCGTTAAGCTGGCAGGATCACCACGAAAGAGCACCAGGCCAAAGAGCTGGGCCAGCTTGATCTTGCCCAGGGTGTAATCAAATCCTTCGTAGAGGTCTTTGAGCGGATTGAGGCCAGCCGCCAGTGGGCTGATGCCGCGCGTCTGGTCGAATCGCTCGAAGCTGGCATACAGCAGCATGTCCCGCACGGGCACCATGCGTTCAAACTGGAAATCGAGACCGATCTGGCCGTAATCGGTGGTCTTCGCCCGGCGGCAGACGGCATACGCCAGAGCTCGGCCCGCCTGGTTGACATCAGTCTGCACGCCATGGATCACTTGATCCTTGGGCACATCGTTGGGGAGCCCGTTGTAAGGCGTTCTGATGCGATCCCCTTCGATGGCCTGCAACTGGCCAGTCTCCAGCTTCAGCATCCCGCAATCGCCATCGATACACCGGCGGCCCTCGGCGACTCGCAAAAAGCCGTCCATATCCATGCGGTGCGCGGCGTCGAAGTTTTCGGGCTGGCTCCATTCGGCCACAAAGTCTTCGAGCCACTGATCCGTGTAATCGTCGCCGGACTTGGCATCGAACGAGAAGGTGGTCGTGTAGTCGAGATGCTTGCGCACCATCCACCCCACAACACTGAAATTCTGCTCGATCGTGCGGCTGTCAGAGAGCAACCGGCGGCGGTCTTCAGCGTTCAGTTCCGCATCGGCACTGCGGACAATTCCATCAGCCGGACGGCGGCGGCCATTGTTCTTGACCGCGTCATACGCGAATGCCCCTTCGAGTGATTTGGCAAAGGCCAGACCAGCTCGGCGGACAAACGGCGGCAGATAGGCACCGATGGGCAAGATTTAGAATCCGCTGAGGTCAACTCTCAGCACGCGATTCCGTTTGGCCTGCTCCTGGGCGACTTCTCGCCGCCACTTGTTGCGCAGTTCAAACAGGTCTTCGTACTGCATGGTTTTCCCGTCCCATGTCACCACTTTCAGGCCAGCCGATTTGCGCAACAGGTCTTCCACCTTGGTGAGCATCTCTTCGGCGAATGTGGGGGTGGGTTCGGGCATGCAGTCGATTCTGCTGCCAGCTTTTCAGATTCCTAGACCGGATAAACAGGCCCTGCTTATCCCGTAAAAATTTATTCCTTTTCTTGGGCTCGCCGCTGGCTGAACTCGCGATCAATCCGCACCTGGCCGCAGCCGGAGCATCTCACCCGGCGACGAATGATGAAGTTGTACGGCTCACCATCGGGAGCAATCCCGGCAAACTGCTGCGATGTCGTCGACAGCACACTCCGTTCAGTGCTCCCACACTTGGGGCAGCGGGAGAGCATGGTGGTGGTTTTCTGCGTCACGTTGGCCGCTCCCTTGGGTCGGCCTTTCTGGTTGTCTTTGTCTTTTGATGTGTCAGCCTTCATCGGTCTTCCTTTACCAGGTCATTTCATACGCCTTGGGTTCCCGCTTCTTGCGGCCCTTGGGCTTGGTGCTGGCCGCTTCCTCGCTGGCCAATGAAAGTTTGATTTTCCCAGTCGTCGAAGCCGCCACGCAGGCCATTTTCAGGCAGTCGGCGAAGTGGTTGTCACTGAGTCCAGGCCGCAAATCAAAGCGGTCGTGAATCTCGCCCGTCGTGGTGGTGAATGTGCCGGTCTTGATTTCGGCGTCGATGTGGTCGCCGAACATCTGGTGCGGGGAAGGGCGTTCTATCCAGAGTGTGAGGGCTCCCCGAGTCCCCACAGGGACGGTCAACCGGTCGCGGTGGAACTTGATCCAGAGATTGGAATCGAAGGTGCATTCCCGCACCTTCCGGCCCTTGGCCACTGGTGGAATGCACCAGCCGTTCCCCTGTTGATGCCTAACGTCATTGATGTACCGCAGCGGTTTCCCGCTTCCTTTGGCTGGCATGAGTTGCGACTTGAAGGGCGACTCCGCGCAGAACTTCCGCACGGTGTCGGTCTCAAAACCCATGTCAACAAAAGCCCGCTCAATGCGCAAGGTTTCCCCATCGGGTTTCTTCCATTCGCGGGATAACTTTTCAGTCATCAGTTGCGACAGGCCTTGATAAATGCGGCCCGGGCGGTCAGTTCCCCGGAACTTGCGAGAGAGTGTCCGGCGGGCATCGGCCAGCGAATAGTAGGCCCGTTCCTGATCCGGGAAAGAGCCGTAGTCAATCACCGCCCCCGAGAAGTTGGCCGCCCAGGCCACGATCACATAAAAGAGCAGTTCGCCTTGCACGTCGGTGCCCATGGTCAGCAGGACAGTTTCCGGCGGCACCACACCGCGAGCATATCCACTCAGCCGCTCTTTGATGGCATGAGCCGACAGGGCGGCATCATCTTCCTGAGCGGCGGCGGGGTCGTTCTGGTATTCGGCAAAGAAGACATAGCGGTCTTTGAAGAACAGGTGCATGGCCGATTGAATGGCACTGATTTCATCTTCTTCGAAGCGTTCCTCCCAGGCCGCCGTGAAACCTTCTTCCAACTCGGTCTGATGCTTCCGATAGAACGCATTCCGCAACTGGCCCCCGTCGTTCAAGTGATGGCTCTGCACCATGACATCGGCATACTCCAGCCACCGTTGCCACTGCTCCCCCTCCAGCTTGGGCATGGCCAGCATGGCACACCGCTTGCCGTGCCACTCCGGGTGGAGCTTGTGATCGAGGAAGCGGTCAGAGAGGTCTTTGGGGGCAATCACTGTGCAGCACATGACGGCAGATATCTTTTGCCCTGGGCCTGCCAGACCCAGCACAGCTCCGGAAATGAGACGCTCCCGTTTGTCGTTCTGGTCGGGGCTCACTGCTGATTTGTCCGTCTGCGGATCATCGAGCAGCACAAAGCCCGGGCGGATTTTCTTCCCATCGGGGAGACGATGCTGCAGGCCTCGAATGCGGCCCGTCAG is a window of Planctopirus limnophila DSM 3776 DNA encoding:
- a CDS encoding major capsid protein is translated as MPTGMITLLDIAKKNGSDRTVGLIEETVVATPELQLGAARTIKGISYPVLVRNEVPRGGFRSANEGTDRLKNNYVNKTFEAMIFNPQWAMDKAVAMADEDGPAAAMAREAQGIMLGAMIHLAMQFYYGVNNDAKGFPGLVAQYDLTGMTLDAEGAGGRSVWAVKFGPQHVQWLWAQDGTGLVVTPEREQTLYDANGKPYTGICQEINTRVGLQLGSRHSAARIANLDGTAGHTLNDDLMFDLLAKFPADVRPDMFLMNTNSLNELRKSRTATNNTGTPAPIPTEVGNVPIMLTEALKNNEPAVT
- a CDS encoding phage portal protein, giving the protein MPIGAYLPPFVRRAGLAFAKSLEGAFAYDAVKNNGRRRPADGIVRSADAELNAEDRRRLLSDSRTIEQNFSVVGWMVRKHLDYTTTFSFDAKSGDDYTDQWLEDFVAEWSQPENFDAAHRMDMDGFLRVAEGRRCIDGDCGMLKLETGQLQAIEGDRIRTPYNGLPNDVPKDQVIHGVQTDVNQAGRALAYAVCRRAKTTDYGQIGLDFQFERMVPVRDMLLYASFERFDQTRGISPLAAGLNPLKDLYEGFDYTLGKIKLAQLFGLVLFRGDPASLTQETYDEENAQDYSKINLNSQRILDLDVGDRAEFLESRTPAADTAAFFQQMLALTLKTFDIPYSFYNESFSTYSGSRQALLMYEQSAHNSRKLPIRTRNHLLKWRLAVALLNNQIPSRVKIELMRWSWIHAGLPWIDPLKEITADLAAVRGRLASRTQICRLRGTDFYQIVDELAREEDYMRKKSVSVSEIDDKTLSELAQAAEPSQPPNGEGEDNA
- a CDS encoding terminase gpA endonuclease subunit — encoded protein: MSFFAGKDAEPPAPDPKNKQERYEQKKAREGQRQREQSAQARDIAPEMPEVAEPARRERAAHDLQFFCETYGAKTFCLGWSPDHREVLATMQSTITDGGCYCLAMPRGSGKTSLALWVCLWAILHGYEHFFVLIGATEGAAKEMLAGIKDELETNELLLADYPETCYPIARLEGVPQRRLLFAGKPVRMLFTKTRIVLPNIPGSKAAGAIIGVAGLTGRIRGLQHRLPDGKKIRPGFVLLDDPQTDKSAVSPDQNDKRERLISGAVLGLAGPGQKISAVMCCTVIAPKDLSDRFLDHKLHPEWHGKRCAMLAMPKLEGEQWQRWLEYADVMVQSHHLNDGGQLRNAFYRKHQTELEEGFTAAWEERFEEDEISAIQSAMHLFFKDRYVFFAEYQNDPAAAQEDDAALSAHAIKERLSGYARGVVPPETVLLTMGTDVQGELLFYVIVAWAANFSGAVIDYGSFPDQERAYYSLADARRTLSRKFRGTDRPGRIYQGLSQLMTEKLSREWKKPDGETLRIERAFVDMGFETDTVRKFCAESPFKSQLMPAKGSGKPLRYINDVRHQQGNGWCIPPVAKGRKVRECTFDSNLWIKFHRDRLTVPVGTRGALTLWIERPSPHQMFGDHIDAEIKTGTFTTTTGEIHDRFDLRPGLSDNHFADCLKMACVAASTTGKIKLSLASEEAASTKPKGRKKREPKAYEMTW